A genomic segment from Chitinophagaceae bacterium encodes:
- a CDS encoding dehydrogenase, with product MIFRSKAPLRIGLAGGGTDVSPYCDLYGGAILNTTISHAAYASIETLDANKIIVETLDRKEKQEFSWDTILPIDGELNLLKGVYNRIQKDYGIKKCGIRLSTFVDAPAGSGLGTSSTLVVAILGAFIEMLRLPFSQYDAAHYAYDIERNNLQLAGGRQDQYAATFGGVNFMEFYKEDKVIVNPLRIRDEYMNELENNLVLYFTSTSRESAEIIKEQVSNVNKKNEKSIEAMHQLKEQAKMMKEALLKGKLNDIGEILDYGFQQKRLMAHNISNTSIEEVYDAAKKAGATGGKISGAGGGGFMIFYCPGNTKYAVIKTLHSFGGEVKKYAFTNQGLATWTVK from the coding sequence ATGATTTTTAGAAGTAAGGCGCCTTTGCGGATTGGTTTAGCAGGTGGGGGAACCGATGTAAGCCCGTATTGTGATTTATATGGTGGAGCAATATTAAATACCACTATTTCTCATGCCGCATATGCTTCCATTGAAACTTTAGACGCTAACAAAATAATAGTTGAAACTTTAGACCGTAAAGAAAAGCAGGAGTTCAGTTGGGATACTATATTGCCTATTGACGGTGAATTGAATTTATTGAAAGGGGTTTATAACCGCATACAAAAAGATTATGGAATAAAAAAGTGCGGCATCCGTTTATCTACTTTTGTTGATGCTCCTGCAGGTTCGGGCCTGGGTACTTCTTCTACCCTTGTGGTGGCTATTTTAGGCGCATTTATAGAAATGCTCCGGCTGCCTTTTAGCCAATACGATGCGGCACATTATGCGTATGATATTGAAAGAAACAACCTGCAACTTGCCGGTGGAAGGCAGGACCAGTATGCGGCTACATTTGGCGGTGTAAATTTTATGGAGTTTTATAAAGAGGATAAGGTAATTGTAAACCCGCTTCGTATAAGAGACGAATATATGAATGAGTTAGAAAATAACCTTGTTCTATATTTCACCAGCACATCCCGGGAAAGTGCGGAAATTATTAAAGAACAGGTGAGCAATGTAAATAAGAAAAATGAAAAAAGTATTGAAGCAATGCACCAGCTTAAAGAACAGGCCAAAATGATGAAAGAAGCATTGCTAAAGGGAAAATTAAACGACATAGGCGAGATACTGGATTATGGCTTTCAGCAAAAAAGGCTGATGGCACATAACATCAGTAACACCAGCATTGAAGAAGTTTATGATGCCGCAAAGAAAGCAGGTGCAACAGGTGGAAAAATAAGTGGCGCCGGCGGTGGCGGGTTTATGATTTTTTATTGCCCGGGAAATACCAAATACGCTGTAATAAAAACTTTGCATAGTTTTGGAGGAGAAGTTAAGAAATATGCATTCACCAATCAGGGTTTGGCCACATGGACGGTGAAGTAA
- a CDS encoding HAD-IIIA family hydrolase has protein sequence MPVFYKKYFPKLSKSSGYTLFLDRDGVINHEQKDGYINHWNEFKFYDGVLEAIKIFAAKFDHIFIVTNQRGVGRGITNEEDLKHIHRNMVEKIMGAGGNIDKVYYCTDIEDSSPNRKPNTGMALQAKKEFDLIDFKKSVMVGNTASDMQFGRNIGAYTVFLTTTRPEEKDNNRQLIDQFFPDLIAYAKFLS, from the coding sequence ATGCCTGTTTTTTACAAAAAGTATTTCCCAAAACTCAGTAAAAGTTCAGGATATACCCTTTTTTTAGACAGGGATGGTGTAATAAACCACGAACAAAAAGATGGGTACATCAACCATTGGAACGAATTTAAGTTTTATGATGGCGTTTTGGAGGCAATTAAAATATTTGCTGCAAAATTTGACCATATTTTTATAGTTACCAACCAAAGAGGTGTTGGCAGGGGAATTACCAACGAAGAAGACCTGAAGCATATACACAGGAATATGGTTGAAAAAATTATGGGCGCCGGCGGAAATATTGATAAAGTATATTATTGTACAGATATTGAGGATAGCAGCCCAAACCGAAAACCCAATACAGGTATGGCCTTACAGGCAAAGAAAGAATTTGATCTAATAGATTTTAAAAAATCGGTAATGGTGGGCAATACTGCCAGCGACATGCAATTTGGAAGGAATATTGGCGCCTACACCGTTTTTCTCACAACTACAAGGCCAGAGGAAAAAGATAACAACAGGCAATTGATTGATCAATTTTTTCCTGATTTGATTGCGTATGCAAAATTTTTGAGTTGA
- a CDS encoding dihydroorotase, which produces MNVLIKQARIVAPHSGNHGRIADIFIEDGIIRKIEDTITVENTKVLQAENLHVSIGWMDVFANFSDPGLEQNESIDTGAASAAAGGFTHVMLVPNTSPVISAKAQVEYILKKAEGHSVSIYPIGAVTQNAKGSNLAEMYDMHNSGCIAFSDGIHPLQNPGIILKALQYVTAIDKTIIQMPCNNSIGNHGLMNEGLVSTRLGLPGIPAVAEELMIHQCIQLLQYTGSKLHLTGVSTQKGIAQITDAKKMGLHISFSVTPYHGYFCDEDLSNYDTNLKLDPPLRTSADKEAIRNALSGGIVDCIASHHFPLHSDYKDCEFENAQCGMIGLQSVFGAIQSFHTNLEILIRQLTIAPRKIFGLPIPLPEPGANACFTLFNPAKEYIFEKEMLVSKSANTAFAGQKLNGEVLGIINNNKIYWQNDFIQ; this is translated from the coding sequence ATGAATGTTTTAATAAAGCAGGCCCGTATAGTAGCTCCACACTCAGGCAACCATGGCCGGATAGCAGATATTTTTATTGAAGATGGAATTATTCGTAAAATAGAAGATACAATAACCGTAGAAAATACTAAAGTGCTGCAAGCAGAAAATTTACATGTATCCATTGGCTGGATGGATGTATTTGCCAATTTCTCCGACCCGGGATTAGAACAAAATGAATCTATAGATACAGGTGCAGCATCTGCAGCTGCAGGCGGTTTTACCCACGTAATGCTGGTTCCCAATACGTCTCCTGTTATTTCGGCAAAAGCCCAGGTGGAATATATTCTAAAAAAAGCGGAAGGACATTCCGTTTCCATTTATCCCATTGGCGCCGTAACGCAAAATGCTAAGGGCAGCAACCTTGCCGAAATGTATGATATGCACAACAGTGGTTGCATAGCTTTTAGTGATGGCATACATCCACTGCAAAACCCAGGCATTATTTTAAAAGCATTACAGTATGTTACTGCAATTGATAAAACCATTATTCAAATGCCTTGCAATAACAGCATAGGCAACCATGGATTAATGAACGAAGGGCTTGTAAGCACCAGGCTGGGGTTGCCCGGTATACCAGCAGTTGCCGAAGAACTTATGATACATCAATGCATACAGTTATTACAATACACAGGGTCAAAGCTCCACTTAACCGGTGTTTCCACACAAAAAGGTATAGCGCAAATTACCGATGCAAAAAAAATGGGGCTCCACATCAGTTTTTCTGTAACGCCTTACCATGGTTATTTTTGTGATGAAGATTTAAGTAATTATGATACAAACCTGAAGCTGGATCCGCCTTTGCGTACAAGCGCAGATAAAGAAGCCATACGCAATGCCCTTAGCGGTGGCATTGTGGATTGTATCGCTTCACATCATTTTCCTTTGCACAGCGATTATAAAGATTGTGAATTTGAAAATGCCCAATGCGGCATGATTGGTCTGCAAAGTGTATTTGGAGCTATTCAATCTTTTCATACAAACCTCGAAATTTTAATACGGCAATTAACCATTGCCCCGAGAAAAATTTTTGGCTTGCCTATACCTTTGCCCGAACCTGGGGCCAATGCCTGCTTTACACTCTTTAATCCGGCCAAAGAATATATTTTTGAAAAAGAAATGCTTGTTTCTAAATCGGCCAATACTGCCTTTGCAGGCCAAAAACTCAATGGAGAGGTTTTGGGCATAATCAATAATAATAAAATATATTGGCAAAATGATTTTATACAATAG
- a CDS encoding SPFH domain-containing protein → MEKILKPISGFLALLVSLVLIVLSILLFLNGKSEPLMVASGFIVFFTALFIIKGLMIINPNHSRVLNFFGKYVGTVKNNGLFFVNPFYATIKVSLRAQNLQGQSLKVNDKMGNPIEIGAVIVWKVGDTYKAVYEVDDYKDYVSKQSEAAVRHLAVSFAYDNLEDEKAEITLRDGGDKVNQILEKELTERLSPAGIIIQEARISHLAYAQEIAGAMLQRQQATAIVAARFKIVEGAVGMVDLALKKLSQENIVDLDDERKAAMVSNLMVVLCGEKAATPILNTGTLYQ, encoded by the coding sequence ATGGAAAAAATTTTGAAACCCATTTCAGGGTTCCTTGCACTGCTGGTTTCATTAGTTTTAATTGTATTGAGCATCCTTTTGTTTTTAAATGGCAAAAGTGAACCGCTTATGGTTGCCAGTGGTTTTATTGTATTTTTTACTGCATTGTTCATTATTAAAGGCCTCATGATTATAAACCCCAATCATTCCAGGGTACTTAATTTTTTTGGCAAATATGTAGGTACAGTAAAAAACAATGGATTGTTTTTTGTAAACCCGTTTTACGCAACCATTAAAGTGAGTTTAAGGGCGCAAAACCTGCAGGGCCAATCTCTAAAAGTGAACGATAAAATGGGTAACCCAATTGAAATAGGTGCCGTAATTGTATGGAAAGTGGGCGATACTTACAAAGCCGTTTACGAAGTAGATGACTATAAGGATTATGTAAGTAAGCAAAGCGAAGCAGCCGTAAGGCATTTGGCCGTAAGCTTTGCATACGACAACCTTGAGGATGAAAAAGCAGAAATTACTTTAAGAGATGGAGGAGATAAAGTAAACCAAATACTGGAGAAGGAACTTACAGAAAGGCTTTCTCCTGCCGGTATCATTATACAAGAAGCCAGAATAAGCCATTTGGCTTATGCCCAGGAAATAGCAGGCGCAATGCTGCAACGCCAGCAGGCAACTGCAATAGTAGCAGCCAGGTTTAAAATTGTTGAAGGCGCTGTGGGCATGGTTGACCTTGCTTTAAAAAAATTATCCCAGGAAAATATTGTGGATCTGGATGATGAACGAAAAGCAGCCATGGTAAGTAACCTTATGGTGGTGCTTTGTGGCGAAAAAGCTGCTACACCTATTTTAAACACCGGTACCTTGTATCAATAA
- a CDS encoding RNA methyltransferase codes for MTAERKERLTNVLQKRQPGLSVVLENVEDPHNISAVMRTLDSVGIQDLYVLNSKIPRHKKWGAKSSSSAAKWLTIHQFENTTECFEELRKKYDKIYTTQLAQGSVSLYELDFTQNVALVFGNEHSGVSDELIRKADGNFIIPQVGIIKSLNISVACAVSVYEAFRQKLVAGHYNQQQLPESEYQCLLKSWGF; via the coding sequence ATGACAGCAGAAAGAAAAGAAAGGCTTACAAATGTTTTACAAAAACGGCAGCCTGGCCTTTCAGTAGTTTTGGAAAATGTAGAAGATCCGCATAATATTTCTGCGGTAATGCGTACCCTCGATTCTGTGGGGATACAGGACCTGTATGTATTAAACAGTAAAATCCCCAGGCATAAAAAGTGGGGTGCTAAAAGTTCATCAAGTGCTGCAAAATGGCTTACGATACATCAATTTGAAAATACAACGGAATGTTTTGAAGAACTCAGGAAAAAATACGATAAAATTTATACCACCCAACTTGCACAAGGATCTGTAAGTTTATATGAATTGGATTTTACACAAAATGTTGCCCTTGTTTTTGGAAACGAACATAGCGGTGTAAGCGATGAATTAATTAGAAAGGCCGATGGTAATTTTATAATTCCCCAGGTAGGAATCATAAAGTCGCTAAATATTTCTGTTGCCTGTGCTGTATCGGTTTATGAAGCCTTTAGACAAAAATTAGTTGCCGGGCATTATAACCAGCAGCAACTGCCAGAAAGTGAATACCAGTGTTTACTGAAAAGCTGGGGTTTTTAG
- a CDS encoding glycosyltransferase family 2 protein — protein sequence MDITIIIPLYNEEESLPELAEWIKRVVDVHNLSYEIIMIDDGSSDASWEVIENLKVKNSNIKGIKFQRNYGKSAALNEGFKAAAGDVVLTMDADLQDSPDEIPEMRRMIVEEGYDMVSGWKKKRYDNTFTKNIPSKLFNAVARKKSGIKLHDFNCGLKSYRNKVVKSIEVYGEMHRYIPILTKWSGFRKIGEKVVEHRPRKYGTTKFGWERFINGFLDLASIMFVGKFGKRPMHFFGLWGTLSFLLGFVIFLWLTISKYFFNETGLTQRPLFFFAIMVMIIGSQLFLAGFIGELISRNAPDRNSYLIEKKLGL from the coding sequence ATGGACATCACAATCATAATACCTTTATACAACGAAGAAGAATCGCTGCCCGAACTTGCGGAATGGATAAAGCGTGTGGTAGATGTCCATAATTTGAGCTATGAAATTATAATGATAGACGATGGCAGTAGCGATGCTTCCTGGGAAGTAATTGAAAACTTAAAAGTAAAAAACTCCAATATTAAAGGAATAAAATTTCAGCGCAACTATGGTAAAAGTGCAGCGCTCAATGAAGGGTTTAAAGCAGCAGCCGGCGATGTGGTATTAACCATGGATGCCGATTTGCAGGATAGCCCGGATGAAATACCAGAAATGAGGCGCATGATTGTGGAAGAAGGATATGATATGGTGAGCGGATGGAAAAAAAAGCGTTACGATAATACCTTTACCAAAAATATCCCTTCAAAATTATTTAATGCAGTGGCCCGTAAAAAGTCGGGCATTAAGTTGCACGATTTTAACTGCGGGCTAAAATCCTACCGCAATAAAGTAGTTAAAAGCATTGAAGTGTACGGGGAAATGCACCGCTATATTCCTATTTTAACAAAATGGTCAGGTTTTAGAAAAATTGGGGAAAAAGTGGTAGAACACAGGCCACGTAAATACGGCACAACCAAGTTTGGATGGGAAAGGTTTATCAATGGTTTTTTAGACCTTGCTTCCATTATGTTTGTTGGAAAATTTGGAAAACGGCCAATGCATTTTTTTGGGCTTTGGGGTACGCTTTCTTTTTTGCTGGGCTTCGTCATTTTTTTATGGCTTACCATTTCAAAATATTTCTTTAATGAAACCGGGCTTACGCAACGCCCTTTATTTTTCTTTGCAATTATGGTAATGATTATTGGCTCACAGCTTTTTCTTGCCGGCTTTATAGGCGAATTAATTTCGAGAAACGCACCGGACAGGAATAGTTATTTAATTGAGAAAAAACTGGGCTTGTAA
- the gmhA gene encoding D-sedoheptulose 7-phosphate isomerase → MNKKIKEIIQASADVKNKIAQNDAMLATIDICVGAIVTAFKSGNKVLFCGNGGSAADAQHLAAEFSGRFYTDRDALPAEALHCNTSYLTAVANDYGYDLVYSRIIKGTGNKGDVLVGLSTSGNSKNILNAFEVAKQKEMLTIGLTGETGGKMKAVSDYLINVPSGDTPRIQESHILIGHIICQLVEEQYFK, encoded by the coding sequence ATGAATAAAAAAATAAAAGAGATTATTCAAGCATCCGCTGATGTAAAAAACAAAATAGCACAAAACGATGCAATGCTTGCCACTATTGATATCTGCGTAGGCGCTATTGTTACCGCTTTTAAAAGCGGTAATAAAGTTTTGTTTTGTGGCAATGGCGGCAGCGCTGCTGATGCACAGCACCTTGCCGCAGAATTTAGCGGAAGGTTTTATACCGACAGGGATGCATTGCCTGCAGAAGCTTTGCATTGCAACACTTCCTATTTAACCGCCGTGGCCAACGACTATGGATATGATTTAGTTTACAGCCGCATTATAAAAGGCACGGGAAATAAAGGTGATGTTTTAGTGGGCTTATCTACTTCAGGCAATAGTAAAAATATCCTTAATGCATTTGAGGTAGCTAAACAAAAGGAAATGCTTACCATAGGTTTAACCGGCGAAACAGGCGGTAAAATGAAGGCCGTTTCCGATTACCTTATAAATGTACCTTCAGGCGATACACCCAGGATACAAGAGAGCCATATCCTGATAGGTCACATCATTTGCCAGTTAGTGGAGGAACAATATTTTAAATGA
- a CDS encoding DUF4199 domain-containing protein, which translates to MILYNSSSAQKGIITGILMIAASLVIYYLKGNFENGLQYIAYFLYVVGIIWALYSFRKKESENKSFKNYFSEGFKCFIVVTLMMVLFTFIFLKLNPSLKEEMAINYKADLIKSKNYTAPEIETMAIKAKDYFVTMLVSMAIFGYLIIGALVSVIASAFFSQKKNTQWTSQS; encoded by the coding sequence ATGATTTTATACAATAGTTCATCGGCACAAAAAGGCATTATTACCGGCATTTTGATGATTGCCGCTTCTTTGGTTATTTATTACCTAAAAGGCAATTTTGAAAATGGCCTGCAGTACATTGCTTACTTTTTGTATGTTGTGGGTATAATATGGGCTTTGTATTCCTTTAGAAAGAAAGAATCCGAAAATAAATCTTTTAAAAATTATTTTTCCGAAGGCTTTAAATGTTTTATTGTAGTTACATTAATGATGGTATTGTTTACTTTTATTTTCTTAAAACTAAACCCTTCGCTTAAAGAAGAAATGGCCATAAATTATAAAGCAGATCTTATAAAATCCAAAAACTATACAGCACCTGAAATAGAAACCATGGCAATAAAAGCAAAAGATTATTTTGTTACTATGCTGGTTTCAATGGCAATTTTTGGATATTTGATTATTGGCGCTTTGGTATCGGTAATAGCTTCGGCATTTTTTTCGCAGAAAAAGAATACGCAATGGACATCACAATCATAA
- a CDS encoding T9SS type A sorting domain-containing protein, with amino-acid sequence MKKIFTLLAVLLLSVSLNAQLLHEPFTYTPDVALGLSVQSNGVWQKVNSGDSILIEAGNLSYTGLPASTGNRINFGGSGTDYYTSFTNQTAGTIYYSFLLNVATVAPLSTTGDYFTSYIENGSTTNYFARTWMKSDGAGGYLLGINPGSNTANTQWASTALAQGSTYLVVVAFEIVAGTQNDIAKIWINPTVGSPEPTADATSNNSLSGTANDPSSGIQRLLLRQGSSSAAAGALQMDELRVGTTWADVTPNASSPSLIADPTSLTGFSTIFGSPSASQSFDLSGTNLSGGSGNITVTAPANFEISLNAGGPYSGGSLLIPYTGGALSSTTVHVRIPFPASLGTVSGNVTCSGGSATANVGVSGNVLEAQPTVQATNVTITNITDNTFDLNWTPGNGSFRIAVVRQTSASVGLPSDGTNYAASTIMGSGGTTGSGNYVVYNGSGTGPLTVTNLFPGTNYTVTVYEYNSSIAGTDNYLTTSATGNPTSASTTGITNLLTQGFFTGIAVPQFMGSFTGGTQNRIPTMYFAKISGLAPNTVYKYYTQAANTTDFATTATGAGGSLLIDYNTTTTTPVTYTYVASGSFTGSNYSFLTSDASGNFQGTFGFIHTTNSRFTKGNNLYPTIVLVDDAGGSTSPRYRFALNQSITALEFSTTADAVSGSFIQGNSSAVAGNLVALWRSVDGNLVATRPLSMTVAEIAGSATGWIGSNVIVNYNYNAGAWNTIMPNMNEDGIKLIQQINPLNGSVVGCNSDADGTWPTGPVPTSDPANGVTPLAIDAADAPLNGGTCYAILPVTLGNFTVAKQNATIKITWTTQQEVNSREFVIERSIDGINWSAIKAIPASGHSTVAITYNAIDEKPLKGMNYYRIKLIDQDNRSTLSIVRSVLFSSQYLVLVTPNPATEFININVSGNNTNEVYTVTISDMSGKKLIQTQSSNYVLRIATNKLAKGIYIVQIANAGKIFTQKVIVQ; translated from the coding sequence ATGAAGAAGATTTTTACTTTATTGGCTGTTCTATTATTGAGTGTCAGCTTAAATGCACAATTGCTCCACGAACCATTTACTTATACTCCCGATGTGGCCCTTGGCTTATCGGTTCAAAGTAATGGAGTATGGCAAAAAGTTAATAGTGGTGATTCTATTTTAATAGAAGCCGGTAATTTAAGCTATACCGGGCTTCCTGCTTCTACAGGTAATAGAATAAACTTTGGTGGCTCCGGTACAGATTATTATACCAGTTTTACCAATCAAACAGCCGGAACAATCTATTATTCCTTTTTATTGAACGTGGCTACTGTAGCGCCTTTAAGTACTACAGGAGATTATTTTACCAGTTATATTGAAAACGGTTCTACCACCAACTATTTTGCCCGTACATGGATGAAGTCCGATGGCGCAGGTGGTTACCTGCTTGGCATAAACCCAGGAAGCAATACTGCAAATACACAATGGGCTTCAACTGCCTTGGCACAAGGCTCTACTTATTTGGTTGTAGTGGCTTTTGAAATAGTTGCAGGCACCCAAAATGATATTGCTAAAATTTGGATAAACCCTACAGTAGGCAGTCCTGAGCCAACGGCTGATGCAACAAGTAATAATTCATTATCCGGTACGGCCAATGATCCATCTAGTGGCATTCAAAGGCTTTTATTGCGCCAGGGTAGTTCCTCTGCTGCTGCAGGCGCATTGCAAATGGATGAATTAAGAGTAGGTACTACATGGGCCGATGTAACACCCAATGCCAGCAGCCCATCTTTAATAGCAGATCCTACTTCACTAACCGGATTTTCTACTATTTTTGGTTCACCATCTGCAAGCCAGTCATTTGATTTATCGGGTACAAATTTATCAGGCGGTTCTGGTAATATTACCGTAACAGCTCCTGCAAATTTTGAAATATCATTAAACGCTGGTGGCCCTTATAGTGGTGGTTCCTTACTTATACCATACACTGGTGGCGCATTAAGTTCCACAACAGTTCATGTTCGCATTCCATTTCCTGCAAGCTTAGGAACGGTAAGCGGTAATGTTACCTGCAGCGGTGGTTCTGCCACAGCAAATGTGGGCGTAAGCGGAAATGTATTAGAAGCGCAACCTACAGTTCAGGCAACTAATGTAACTATTACAAATATTACTGATAATACTTTTGATCTTAACTGGACTCCCGGAAACGGAAGTTTCAGGATAGCTGTAGTGAGACAAACTTCTGCATCAGTTGGATTACCATCTGATGGCACTAATTACGCAGCAAGTACAATTATGGGTTCGGGTGGTACTACAGGTTCGGGAAATTATGTAGTTTATAACGGATCTGGTACAGGGCCATTAACGGTTACTAATTTGTTCCCCGGTACCAATTACACTGTTACAGTTTATGAATATAATTCTTCTATAGCAGGCACAGATAACTATCTCACCACTTCTGCAACCGGCAACCCTACCAGTGCTTCAACTACAGGTATTACCAATTTACTTACCCAGGGATTTTTTACTGGTATTGCCGTTCCTCAATTTATGGGCTCTTTTACCGGTGGTACACAAAACAGGATACCTACTATGTATTTTGCAAAAATCAGCGGGCTTGCTCCCAATACGGTTTATAAGTATTATACACAGGCAGCTAATACAACTGATTTTGCAACAACCGCAACCGGCGCTGGTGGTTCCTTATTGATTGATTACAATACTACCACCACTACCCCCGTTACCTATACTTATGTTGCATCAGGGTCTTTTACGGGTTCAAACTATTCGTTCTTAACCTCAGATGCAAGCGGTAATTTTCAGGGCACATTTGGATTTATTCATACTACCAACTCCAGGTTTACTAAAGGAAATAATTTATATCCCACAATAGTATTGGTTGATGATGCAGGCGGAAGCACTTCGCCAAGATATCGCTTTGCATTAAATCAAAGTATAACAGCCTTGGAATTTTCAACAACAGCCGATGCGGTATCCGGATCATTTATACAGGGCAACTCTTCTGCAGTTGCAGGAAATTTAGTGGCCCTTTGGAGAAGTGTTGATGGTAACCTTGTTGCAACAAGGCCTTTAAGTATGACCGTTGCTGAAATAGCAGGCAGTGCTACAGGATGGATAGGTTCCAATGTTATTGTCAACTACAATTACAATGCTGGTGCATGGAATACCATAATGCCCAATATGAATGAAGATGGCATAAAACTTATTCAGCAAATAAACCCACTCAATGGTTCTGTTGTGGGTTGTAACAGCGATGCAGATGGAACATGGCCTACAGGCCCGGTTCCCACATCGGACCCTGCAAATGGTGTAACGCCACTTGCCATTGATGCTGCCGATGCGCCTCTAAATGGCGGAACATGCTATGCAATATTACCGGTTACATTGGGCAACTTTACCGTAGCAAAACAAAACGCTACCATTAAAATTACATGGACAACCCAACAGGAAGTAAACAGCAGAGAATTTGTAATAGAACGTTCTATTGACGGCATTAACTGGTCTGCAATAAAAGCGATACCTGCATCAGGCCATAGTACAGTAGCTATTACTTATAATGCTATAGATGAAAAACCACTTAAAGGAATGAACTATTACCGTATTAAATTGATTGACCAGGACAACAGGTCAACACTGTCAATTGTAAGGTCGGTTTTATTTAGTTCCCAATACCTTGTGCTGGTAACGCCAAATCCTGCAACAGAGTTTATCAACATTAATGTTTCGGGAAATAATACCAATGAGGTTTATACGGTAACTATATCCGACATGAGCGGTAAAAAATTAATACAAACACAATCGTCAAACTATGTGCTGCGTATTGCTACAAATAAACTGGCTAAAGGCATTTATATAGTTCAAATTGCCAATGCTGGAAAGATATTTACACAAAAAGTAATTGTACAATAA
- a CDS encoding glycosyltransferase, whose translation MKVTIIGPAHPLRGGLASFNERLAREFQHQGHQVSIYTFSLQYPSFLFPGTTQYSSEPKPKDIHINVAINSVNPLNWVKTGLRLKKEKPDIIVVRYWLPFMGPCLGSILRIAKSNKLTKVICVADNIIPHEKRIGDNLFTKYFLPSADAFITMSEKVLADVKRLSQKPVELVAHPLYDNFGEKVSRAAARAALNIPETDFVLLFFGFIRKYKGLDLLLEAMPLIIEKIPEAKLLIAGEFYDDKQIYSRLMNDAAITGKLILHTDFISDSEVKNYFCAANLVVQPYRNATQSGVTPLAYHFDVPMIVTNVGGLPAMVPNGKVGFIAGPNTHSIAEQIICFYQSTETDFIANIQAEKKKYSWTILTNTIFKLAKF comes from the coding sequence ATGAAAGTAACCATCATAGGCCCGGCACATCCGCTCCGTGGCGGTTTAGCATCTTTTAACGAAAGGCTTGCCAGGGAATTTCAGCACCAGGGCCACCAGGTTTCTATCTATACTTTTTCACTGCAATATCCTTCCTTTCTTTTTCCCGGAACTACACAATATTCCAGCGAACCTAAGCCAAAAGATATCCATATTAATGTGGCTATTAATTCTGTAAATCCACTTAATTGGGTAAAAACCGGATTACGTCTCAAAAAAGAAAAGCCCGATATTATTGTAGTAAGGTATTGGTTACCATTTATGGGGCCATGCCTTGGCTCTATTTTACGCATTGCAAAATCAAATAAACTTACAAAAGTAATTTGCGTTGCCGACAATATTATTCCGCATGAAAAACGCATTGGCGATAACCTGTTTACCAAATATTTTCTTCCCTCTGCTGACGCCTTTATAACCATGAGCGAAAAAGTACTTGCCGATGTAAAACGGTTATCACAAAAACCTGTGGAGCTGGTGGCACACCCGCTCTATGATAATTTTGGGGAGAAAGTTTCAAGGGCAGCCGCAAGGGCAGCGCTAAATATCCCTGAAACAGATTTTGTGTTGCTGTTTTTTGGCTTTATAAGAAAATATAAAGGACTGGATTTACTGCTGGAAGCTATGCCACTAATTATTGAAAAAATACCGGAAGCAAAATTGCTGATTGCCGGTGAGTTTTACGATGATAAACAAATATATTCCCGTTTAATGAACGATGCGGCAATTACCGGTAAACTAATTTTACATACCGATTTTATTTCCGACAGCGAGGTGAAAAATTACTTTTGCGCTGCAAACCTTGTGGTGCAACCTTACCGCAATGCTACCCAAAGTGGCGTTACCCCTTTGGCTTACCATTTTGATGTGCCCATGATTGTAACCAATGTAGGCGGTCTGCCTGCAATGGTACCCAATGGCAAAGTGGGATTTATTGCAGGGCCCAACACCCATTCCATTGCAGAACAAATTATTTGCTTTTACCAAAGTACTGAAACCGATTTTATAGCAAATATCCAGGCCGAAAAGAAAAAATACAGCTGGACAATATTAACGAATACTATTTTTAAACTGGCCAAATTTTAG